DNA sequence from the Lonchura striata isolate bLonStr1 chromosome 7, bLonStr1.mat, whole genome shotgun sequence genome:
GACTCAAAGAAAGCAGCGTCCTGTTAGTGCAGGGAGTGCTGAGGGGTTGGAGATAgactcctgcccctctcctcgTGCCTGTGAAGATGAGGGCGGTGAGGATGAAGGCTGGTGCTCAGGAAGGTGCTCACGAGCAGAGGGAGGCTTGGGGGGGGATCTGGGAGGATTTTAACTGTGTGAattcagctgtgctctgccctgctggaaTATTCACATTCCACTCAACTCTTGTTATTCCCAGGGCTTAGGGCACCACTGGCAAAAGGAGAGGTGTGCTGACATGTCTTTATTAATTAAGGCCTAATTAATAAATTAGGGTTCAAACTGTGGCTgttcctggatccctggaagtgtccaaggtcaggttggagcagcctgggacagaggAAGGCATCCCTGCCACGGCAGGAGTGGGAATGGAGGGgttttgaggtcccttcccacccaaaccaatTTGGGATTCCATGTAATTAGGAGGGAAATGTTAATGTTTTGAGGGGGAAAAGCTTCCCAAGGGGCTGGATGGAGCTAGAGCATGGCTGGGCTTGGAACAAgtggaaaggggaaggaaataCAACAGGAACTGGGTGGACAAGTCTTGACAGAATTTCACTCATCAGAGACCATGGTGCCTGCTCAGAGCCATCAGTGGCCAGAggtgacagcagagctgctaGGGAGAGCAATTAGGGCGACTGGCACGTTGGGTGGGAAAGCAAATTAATATCACATCCGCCGTGCTTAATGAGCTCACCGATTATGTCAACAGCATCCACCACCCTGTGTCACAGAACAGGGGCCACAGACTTCTTACTGCCAGCCCATGGACACGGCTGTGAGACTCTGGGGGCATGTGCTGCATGAATCTCTCTGGCCACTCCAAATCCATACGTAAGAAACTCCAGGACCTTACCAATAACTTCAAACACCTGCGGGTCTGCCATTCCCCCTTGGAGGAGTTCAAACGCCTGCAGGTCTACCATTCCCCCTTGGATGAGTGGCTGAGAGCCTAGAGATACCAAACTGGTTGAAGGAATTAGCCAAGCAAGGAATCACTATCAATCTCGTGCTCGTGATTGGGATCGTTCTCTTAggctgttttgtctcattgccTGAAGTCATTCCTTCTACAGACCCTAGACAGGGCCTGGCTGGTGCAAAAAGAAGCTGTAGAGGAATTTCTGAGGCAGGAGGCCACGGGGTGGTCGTGGACCTTCTGAGGGGTGGTCCAGTGTGCGTGGAGTGGAGGTCACCGTGTTCTTGAGGGGGGAGGAAGCTGTGGAGCAGTTGTGGGGAGGACGTGCTGCCAACAAGGCAGAAAAAGGTGTGTGAACAAGGAGCTTTAGACAATCATAGTGAAGCTGAGGTGTGTGCTCGCATGCTGACTGCTGAATGCCAATAATTGTGCCTGGGAAGCTGAAATAAACACTTACCATACACCATGTGCACCGAGGGAGGGACTTCGGGGCCTCCCTCATCTTGCTGCTCCAGGAACACCTCGCACCCctgtcgccctgattcttaGGATTTTCTGAAGCCttcttctgagtttacattcttgtagagaactttctcacccaactttctgtaaacaatctaTTATTTACCATTCCTCCATAGAGGCGGAGAAATtggatgtactggtggtttgtccaatgtcattggagaggtggcaccttcACCCTCCAACCCACTTGTGGGAAAGTagaaatgctggagtcagaaaataaacttccccTTTTCCACCTTTGCAATAGAAGCGGCTCACATCGTGTTTTCACGTGTCCTGCAGTGACACCCCTGATTCCCCAAGCCAGGATTCCCTACCACCCCCAGCACTCCTGCTTCATGCAATTACAGGAGGATTTTAGTCTGATTATGCATTAAAAACTCCCCTCTCCAAGGAAACTCAAAGATCAGAGACATTTCCTTTCAAGTGTTACTCTGAAATTTGAGCACTCCTGCTGCTTATTACAAAATGTTTCTGCAAGGCACTGCAGAACTCATCGACTCGATACTTTTATTGTTagaattgttttgttttctctataAATCCAAGCATTTCGCTTCCATACCCTTCTTTTTTTACGGAAATGTTATTAGGAAAGTTTTAGTCACAGCTTGAGCAGGATGCACAGTCACAAGCCACTGCTGTGGGTACATTACCAGGACCATGAGAATCACaaccaaacacaaaataaatgacATGTTTGTCCTTCAGCTGGGTGGAAATGGGAATGCAAAGTCTAGAGTCTTATTTTTCCTGATCCCCACGATTCCCTAATCTTATCAAATATACATTCCCATATTCCAAGGCAGCCTGATAAAGCAGCTTGCTAGAAATAAGTTGCATTAGACTGTGTAGAGcacattttcctgggaaatccAATTTCACAATCATGTTCTGGTGACATTTAGCCATTGTTTAGTACAGCAAGGGTTCCTCAGATATTTGAAACGCTGAgtcctgtggcagcaggagcagggcagggattgtcacCCTGTGCCACCACAGGGACCTCGAGGGCTCGGTCCAGCTCTGGGTCTCACTGCAGGAGAgcactggaggggctggagtgtggccagggcagggaatggagatgggaatgggctggagaactcctgagggatttgggaaggggatggagaactcctgagggagctgggaaggggctgggaactcctgagggagctgggaaggggctgggaactcctgagggatttgggaaggggctgggaactcctgagggagctgggaaggggctgagaactcctgagggagctgggaaggggatgggaactcctgagggatttgggaaggggctgggaactcctgagggagctgggaaggggctcaacctggagcaaagggggatcagggggaccttgtggctctgcacagctcctgccaggaggggacagccggggggatttgggatcatcccagggcacagggacagtaggagagggaacggctccaggctgggccaggggagctcagggtggaaccagcaggaatttccccatggaaaggggctcAGGAACTGGAACTGCCCAGGAGGgttggatcccatccctggaggtggcactcggagctggggacagggtggggatggggcagtgaCAGGGTGGACCCAGGGGTCTGGGAGCTcctgtcccacctgggggatcctggctgctccttccccagcccctgctcttCCCTGGCTTTCCAGCACGCTCGCTGCATCCCTGCCTTGATTCCCACAAATCCCCAATTCCAGAGGCTGCCTGGCCTCGGCACAGCTGCACAGGGAGCGTGGCTGTCCCTGTTTGTCTGGCAGTGGAGGTGCCTCCAGGTTCATAAATCTGTATGCAGTAGTAGGGGTTCTCTACCAGCAATTCATTTTAATTATGTGAGACATAAAAAGACCACCTACAGATGAGACAATACAGCTGTAAGATTCTCAAGGTTACTACGGGGAATACTTCATAACTGAAGTATGTTTTCCCCGAGGAATTTGTCTAccatttgatttaatttttaatttttacattttaatcaAAAATAGATCAAATGGTGGTGTTCTCCCCTGGGAACCATACTTCAGATATgaagcagtccatgttcctttTAAATATGTAAAGCTGCCATTTATGTATAACTCATGAATGACACCCTGTGTTGCAAGCAAATATCACGCAGCGATTTCGGGATTGTTGCAGTAACAACACCATAATCACACCAAACTATTCCCACCATAATCACACCAAAATATCTCCCACCATAATCAATCACACCAAAATATCCCTTACCATAATCACACCAAACTATCCCCCGCCATAATCAATAACACCAAACTATTCCCACAATAATCCCACCAAAATATCCCCACCATAATCACACCAAAATATCCCCATCATAATCAATCACACCAAAATATCCCCCACCATAATCAATCACACCAAAATATCCCTTACCATAATCACACCAAACTATCCCCCGCTATAATCAATAACACCAAACTATTCCCACAATAATCCCACCAAAATATCCCCACCATAATCACACCAAAATATACCCCAGCATAATCAATCAGACCAAAGTATCCCCACAATAATCTCACCAAAATATCCCACACCATAATCAATCACACCAAAATATCCCTTACCATAATCATACCAAAATATCCCCCATCATAATCAATCACACCAAAATATCCCCACCAAAATCAATCACACCAAAATATCCTCACCATAGTCACACCAAAATATCCCTACCATAATCACACCAGAATATCTCCCCATAATCACACCAAAATATCCCTCACCATAATCAATCACACCAAAATATCCCCCACCATAATCTCACAAAATATCCCCACCGTAATCACACCAAAATATCCCCACCATACTCAATCACACCAAACTATCCCCCGCCATAATCAATAACACCAAACTATTCCCACCATAATCTCACCAAAATATCCTCATCATAATCACACCAAAATATCCCCCAGCATACTCAATCTCACCAAAATATCCCCACCACAGTCACACCAGAATAtccccccagcagtgcccaaggccaggctggaacaccctggggcagtgggaggggtccctgccatggcaggggtggcactggctgggatctgaggtcccttccagcccaaagcaggCTGGAATTCTGgcaggaaacagcctcaagctgtgccaggggagattCAGGATGGGTattgggaaaattccttcctggaaaaGGCTGGAGCCCCCATGCCTGCAGGGATTTCACAGCCCtggggatgtggcacttggggacagggcagtggtggcctgggcagggctggactTGAAGGACTCAGAGGCTTTTCCAAGCTGAACAATTCCGTGACTCTGTTGCATCTTCctggtattttttatttttctgtgtgtttaaaCATTGTGGgcactgctttttgttttttgcttcctTGAAGAGAGTTGGGAAGAACTCAGGAGGGAGAGGGATGGCTcagtcctggtgtccccaggctggggcagctgctggccaAGCCCCTGGGGACGGGgagaagagcaggagcagctctgcaggctcccaaaaaaacccctctgcccaaaaccccagccctgcccctgctcaGAGCACCAAGCCCCAGCGTGGCCACGCAGGGACCCCGAGTGGAAGCTGGATGTGGGAGGAAATGCCCAGTGTGAGTGTTAATTGGATAATTAGCTGCAGTAATCGAGGCAAAGGCAGAGTTATTTATGTGTGACTGCATCTGCTAACACTGGGTATCACACCACGCTCCCAGGAGGTTTTAAGTAACTAATTTAGACATAAACACCACGGATTTTAAATCTAGTCAATAAATTATTGtgcttaaaataaacaaaaataaatttaaatatattaactGTATTCATTTCAACACATAAGTTTTGCCTTCTCAGATCCAGGTTGCCTTTAAACCCCACTTAtccaaatattttgattttccctctttttttatCAGTCAAGATGCCAAGTGGACCTGTAATTACCATCAAATTAATAGTGAGCACCTAAACCCACTACGAAGATTTTACATGACACAAATAATGTACTTCTTCTCCTCATCAGAGGTTTTATTTACCTTTATTCCTCAAACCATTCATGGAATAACACAACCAGACAACTCCATGCTGCAGCCAAAGTGGTGTTTaatgtttctgcttttgtaAGGAACAATTTACAAAATACAAAGTTAAAAATATGAATTAGATCCTTTAAACCTGAATTAAAAACAGGCCAGGGGCCTTTCTCTCTATATACAAGTAAATAAAGCATCACTCTGGTTATTCTGTGTACAAACCACTGCAGTAGGAAATAGaaagtttatatatttttttgtcatcaagaaaacaaaatttcagaGTTCTACAAGGCATACAAAAATAACTCTGTGGTTACACTGCAGATTTGACACAAATCTGCTTTAAAGGAATATTCAGtgccccagcctgtgccagctTTATGATCCtggaaaatccccaaataaattacaaacacatctatttaaaaaaatagcactATTAAAGGCCTTCAGTGGAGCAGACAATTAAACTCCAATTTGTTTCCAGCCAGACTGATTTAGAAGAAATCACTCCTTGCCCTGCTGGAAAACATGGAGCAAGGCAGCAGATCCGAGAGGAAAAGCTCACCTTGGAATTGCTCCAGGAGCTTCTGCCTTCCAgtgtggggaaaaaatcagGATAACGAGGGGTGTGAGAGGAGCTAAAGGTGGTTTTATTCAGCTGGAGaggccagggagctgctgttgtttattttaagttatttaaaagagttgtttttttttttagctgctgCGGGTTGTCTAGCAGCTTAGGTAGAGACACATACATactttgatttgtttgtttgtttgttttttgtcttttttttttcccttgcttaGGGCTGATGTTATTTTTTATATGGTATATTATGTGTTAAATGTTTACAgtcttttaaatgtttattatttatatgaaatggtgcttttttactttaaactaatttgtgagtgccaacattactaagaacatggaggtaaggaagaagaaagagggaggacaggataggcttaaatttttttatcttaaaattttTGACTTTTATGTATAAAACAAATTCTGAGCTACCTAAACATGAAATCAGCCATTTCTTGTCCTTTTTAGACAAGTTCTGAGTTACCTAAACATGAAATCTGCCTTTCCTTGTCCTTTATGAATAAATTCTGACTAAACATGAAATCACCATTTTCTTGTccttttaaaacaatttctgaGCTACCTAAACAGGAAATCTGCCTTTTCTTGTCCTTTATGAACAAATTCTGAGCTACCTAAACACGAAATCTGCCTTTTCTTGTCCTTTTTAGACAAATTCTGAGCTAAACAGGGAATCACCATTTTCTTGtccttttaaaacaaattctAAGCTACCTAAACAtgaaatctgcattttcttGTCCTTTATGAGCAACTTCTGAGCTAAACATGGAATCACCATTTTCTTGTccttttaaaacaatttctgaCCTACCTAAACAGGAAATCTGCCTTTTCTTACCCTTTATGAACAACAAATTCTGAGCTACCTAAACTCaaaattttttttgtcctttatgAACAAATTCTGAGCTAAACATGAAATCTGCCTTTTCTTGTCTCTTTTGGACAAATTCTCAGCTACCTAAACATGAAATCAGCCTCTCCatgttcttttaaaacaaattctCATTTACCTAAACAAGAAATCAgcctctccttgtcctttttGGACCAGTTCTGAGGCACCCGAAGAGCAGAAGCATTTTGGGCAGGTGTagggtggcagcagtggtgcccggatggcagcagggcagggcaggaccagCTGCACCCTGTGATCCCAGCAGGAatcagagctgctcctctggcccCTCTCCTCCTCTAGAAGCCCAGGATGTGACTGAAGTGGCCCTGGAATGAGAAAATCTCAGgtcactgcaaagaaaaaaaacttttccttgcccttcattttcaaattttatttgaaatcgCTGAGCACCACCACaaatattcactttttttttttaatttttttttatttttcctccaggGATGAGTGGAAATAAATTAACACAATCAATGTCTGCTCAGTCACAGCTCCTGATGGAAACTTTGATGGAAAATTTGCCTTTGATTCCATAAATCGGAGATTTTGCTATGGACATCCAGCATTTCCTCACACCTCCCCTCATATTGGCTCTGCAGGGaacaatattttcaatattttatctCTTCCTTAGAAAGGAAATAGCCAATTACAGGAAAACATAGGAGGCACAATGAGATTCCTGAATATTTTGTTATGATCCAGTAAATCAAGGACAAGTAAAATGAAGTAGAGGAAGTGTTATgttattgttttttttcagttatttcccaaattctgctttttagAGAGAATTTGAAAGATGTGTTGAGAATCTCCATATTTTCCAACTGCTGCTGGAAATATGAATTTGTGCTCAGTTGGAATGCTGAATCCAtctcctttatttttaatttccacaCTTTATTCCTGAGCAATGCAATTGTGGAGGTTATTAACTTCATGTTCTATGGATTAAATACTGGGGAACAACTCCCAGTCCTTTTTGTCCCAAAAAGCAGATTCCCACACTTACAGATTCTCCAGCAACACAtcttgggcagggctgggaaatgccTTTGCTCCCATGATTTTCCAAAATCTGAGGAACAAAACCAGACACAAATTcatcaaaaattttaaaaaaagagggCAATTATTTACAgctttattatcaaaataataaatataaataattataatatataatataacaatgttataatatattaaaaatatataataaaataataaagaatttGAGAAGTGATTTTGCAGCAAAGCCACGGACAGTGGGGACTCACCACGGAATTCTGCTTTGTCCTTGCAGCCCAGGGAGCAGAGTCAGGGGGGAGTTTCTGCCTGGAATCCACGTCCATGGCACAGCCCACGAGCTGGGCACCAGCCTCCCGGGGAATGGTGTCCAGCAGCTGGCACACCCGCTTCTGCAAGACCCAAAAGCAACATTCACCTGCGTGTGCCAGGCACAGACCCAAATCCTCGGGATTTTCCTGCCTGTGCCTCCCAAGGATGCCACATCCGTGGAACCAGGTTCATCGAGGATGCCACATCCATTAACACCAGGTTAATCGTGGGTTATGAGGCCAGAACCCCGAGGTTTGGGTTTCCCTGTGCCCCTCAcactggcagagcaggaattcTGTACCCCACACCCCCTTCTGTGCCCATGAAATCCCCTGGGAAAAGCCATCCCTGAGCCTCCACCCCTGTGGGaacccagagcttccctctggctgccctgggaccctggcagggtcaggaaccccctggacagagcccccagagacactggctgtgatctctgcccatggaaaagagttttcaatcttacaggatcaattaccagctctgagtgtttgatatcagtaataattaagtgtggcatggtaggattctagatgaggggtccaaaggggacaagatggaggaaattgggtgtgccttgtcctttttctccttcttcatgccctccatgtctcactgtggtgttggcatttttctgttggttcaggctggggacacactgtccaacgtaggtgacagatattggcacgttcttgtaaatccagcccagggagtttctggtatttaatgtttgtcacatcccactgagggcagagccccacacgctgccctgcaggacagagctgggcagggcagcagaacatgtgagagataaacagaataaacaacctggaaaccagcacagaccaattatggcttctgctttggcagcggggctgagagacagagacttttacaatctcagaatcatcaatacctcagattctgataTACCCccaggatggggctgagccagggagcacagcaggggaatTGTGTGGAAGGAGTGATTAAATCcaggaaacagaaggaaaagccTTGGATTTgtgatcccagggctgggaacaTCCTTGGAGAGGGGTTTTGTGCCTTCTCTGAATGCTGACAgcttttcccagcttttcctggagctgtgcccaggagccagggaagTTTGGATGTGCTGGGAACCCaagggctgagctgagccccCCCCAGTGCTCACTGACCCTTCCCAGGACCAGGCATTCCCaaaaatgctgctctgagcagcagggaCACGGGAGGTAAAGCTGcaaatccatggaaaacacCAACTGGAAACCTTCAGAACATCCCTGGCCTGACAGTGCCCATGGAAAGAGAGGGTGACCCAGATCCCAGAACTCCTTGGAATTGCAGCAGCAAATTAACACAAGCATGGGAATTACAAAACTGACACTGAGTTAGGGCCTGAATTCCAGCCACTCACACACTTGGGATGTTCCATCTCAAATAAACTTCATTTAAATAATCCCAATATTGCATCTCTTTCTCCAGCACGTGACTTCCCAGGAAGAAGGTGTGCTGGCACAGAACTAACAGACTGCTGAAGCACAGAAATGGAATTTAAAGTTGGAATAAGTTAGGGAAAACCAAAAATGGATCAATGCACCAGGAAGATCAGAGGGAAACAGCTGAGGTGGGATCACCAGGAAGGGAAGCAGGATAtcaggaagggaagggaatcCAAAAGTGAAATATGTACTGTAGTAAGAAAGGGAATAATGGAATAAAAGTCTGGAGAGGTCCTCTAAATCCTTGAGATTGCCTCCCACTGGGAAAATATCCCCTGCCTCTGCATAACTCCTTTACTGCAGGGAAAGgcaaagtgcagcagcaaaCTGGGAATATGTGTGAGAtgagggggaaaatggaaaaatgactCAAAGCCCCACACCAGAAGGAATTTGGCCGAGTAAAAATAAACTCCAGGCATTGTTTTTGGGGGGTTGCTCGGTGTCAGTGCCAGGATTTCAGCACATGGAGGAGACAAATTCATCCCAGCAGTGCTCAGGAAGACTTCAGCCCCTGGAATTCTCTCTCGGGGAAGGAGCAGCcgctgcagcagccctgcctgggcaggaTGCAGGGACTGGGGCTGACAGGGATCCACCAGCTTTGCCGGGGAACGTCTGCCCCAGGCAGCTGGGGAATGAGCAGGACACAGAACAGGCAGGGAACAACACATCTCCCTGCAGGGAAGTCACTCTCATCCTCTCGTCCAGCTGAAATCCTGGGAAATCCCACTCGTTTTCACTGACTGGGGACCCCAGAGATGAAACCAGGCTGCTGCCAAACCCAGCTCCACCGGACAAGCGACCTGAAGGAGCTGTAGGAAAAGTTCTGCTCACttgttggggtatttttggtgCAATTTTAAAGATTTCCACCGAGTTTAATATGTTCTTTTCAtgcaatttctgctttttgacCCCATTTTTAAGGCCAGGCTGTCTCCTGTTTGGGGTTCCACAgagcccagctctccctggatccctgaGGAATGATGGCCCTGTGGGGATGCTCCTTGCTTTTTTccctatggaaaaaaatccctctgtttgggaaagcagagggaatGTGAGATCCATGCAGATCCACCTGGGAAACTCTACCTGAAGATCAGTCCAAACCAGGACACACTGGGAGCTCTGGCCTTGAGAATCTGCTATTCCTCTAAGTCCAAATGCCTTAAAACCcagccttccaacccaaaccaggctGGGATTCTGATTCCTCTCTGTCATCTTGGAGCAGAAATAGATGGAATTAGTGTGGCTGCCTGGTAAAGAGGGTTTCagccaaaaagaaagaaaaaaacttttaaaaaaaggaataaaaaaaggaaaataaaaaaataccaggaagaaagaaaagggaaaagaaaaataaaatattggaaaaagaaaaaaaaaaagggaaggacagaaaggaggggaaaaggaaaaaaaaaaggaaaggaaagaaagggaaaataagtgaaaaggaaaaagaaaaaatgaaagaaaaaagggaaaaagaaaaaaggaaagaacaaatggaaacagtaattaaaaaggaataaaggaaaatgaagaaaggagaaaagcgaaaaattcaaaaggaaaaaaggaaaaagtaaatttaaaaaaaggggagggggaagaaaaCGGGGGAGAGAAAACGCGAAGAAAGGACGCAAAAAcgggaaaaaagaaggaaaaccgCGACGCCTGCTGAGCTCCGTCCCGAGCCGGCACCACCCGCGACAGCCGCGGCACGGCCCGGGCGGCGCGGGACCGGACCGGACCGGACCGGGAacgggagagggagagggaacgGGAgcaggaacgggaatgggaatgggaatgggaatgggagcgggaacgggaccgggaacgggaacgggagcgggaacgggaacgggagcgggaccgggagcgggaATGGGAGCGGGAATGGGACcggaccgggaatgggaacgggagcgggagcgggaatGGGAGCGGGAACGGGAgcgggaacgggaccgggaccgggaacgggagcGGGAACGGGCCGAGCCTCTGCCCCGTGGTGGGTCCCGGTCCCATCCcaattcctcattcccatccccattcccgattcccatccccgttcccggTCCAgttcccggtcccgttcccgttcccggccccggtcccggtcccgctcccgtccccattccccattGCCGATTCCCGTCCCCGTTCCCGATTCCCGattcccgttcccggtcccgtccccgtccccgtccccggtCCCGGTCTCGTT
Encoded proteins:
- the C7H10orf143 gene encoding uncharacterized protein C10orf143 homolog, yielding MAAGPVRGRRAALGPGAAGEPECKRVCQLLDTIPREAGAQLVGCAMDVDSRQKLPPDSAPWAARTKQNSVILENHGSKGISQPCPRCVAGESGHFSHILGF